A genomic window from Rhodococcus sp. KBS0724 includes:
- the inhA gene encoding NADH-dependent enoyl-ACP reductase InhA, protein MGGLLEGKTILVTGIITDSSIAFHVAKVAQEQGAKVLITGFDRLRLIDRIAQRLPQPVPPAISLDVQNAEDLATLADRVRELAPEGIDGVVHSIGFAPRSCLGSPFMDAPWSDVAVALEVSAYSYSALAKALLPVLNDKASIVGMDFDPSRAMPFYNWMGVSKATLEAVNRYVAKEVGVRGIRSNLVASGPIKTLAAKAIAGDSTGPGAELDKLNTGWDSAAPIGWDVEDRETVAKTVCTVLSDWLPGTTASIIYVDGGFHAMVG, encoded by the coding sequence ATGGGCGGTTTGCTCGAGGGTAAGACCATTCTCGTTACCGGCATCATCACCGATTCGTCCATCGCATTCCATGTTGCGAAGGTTGCGCAGGAGCAGGGCGCGAAGGTGCTGATCACGGGTTTTGATCGTCTGCGCCTGATCGACCGAATTGCTCAGCGTCTACCGCAGCCGGTGCCGCCGGCCATCTCACTCGACGTCCAGAACGCGGAAGATCTTGCCACTTTGGCCGATCGTGTCCGCGAGTTGGCTCCCGAGGGCATCGACGGTGTTGTGCACTCCATCGGCTTTGCGCCGCGCTCCTGCCTGGGCAGCCCGTTCATGGACGCGCCGTGGAGCGACGTTGCCGTTGCACTCGAGGTGTCCGCCTACTCGTACAGTGCCCTCGCCAAGGCACTGCTGCCGGTACTGAACGACAAGGCGTCCATCGTCGGCATGGACTTCGATCCGTCACGCGCAATGCCGTTCTACAACTGGATGGGTGTCTCCAAGGCCACCCTCGAAGCCGTGAACCGGTACGTCGCCAAAGAGGTCGGCGTCCGTGGCATCCGCTCCAATCTTGTTGCGTCTGGCCCGATCAAGACGCTTGCGGCCAAGGCTATCGCCGGCGACAGCACCGGCCCGGGTGCCGAGTTGGACAAGCTCAACACCGGCTGGGACAGCGCAGCGCCCATCGGCTGGGACGTCGAAGATCGTGAAACCGTTGCGAAGACGGTCTGCACCGTTCTCTCGGATTGGCTGCCCGGCACAACGGCGTCGATCATCTACGTCGACGGCGGATTCCACGCAATGGTGGGTTAG
- a CDS encoding LVIVD repeat-containing protein — MEPLSARRTVRSAIVAASVVLLLPVVGAAAAPESIPGTVYESHDVGSEAVARAACNADSRPETGLQGDVPAEDRNSGRSRTGYSCNISRLGGYEGRGGGITSTSFEHCAYVGSFFPGNLLGPAQGVQVVDASDPAHPKLTATLTEPAMLAGTWESLKVNTQRKLLVGTGVPLLTGVGLMSVYDISDCAHPKLLNPGPGTDLGMLLPITSHEGGFSPDGNTYWSSGTAPGIVSAVDLTDPTTPKVVWQDLVGLSTHGIGVSDDGNQLYLSNNLGGIHVLDVSAVQRRDPNPHVRQLSQLSWTDGWATQHSIPVNYDGAPYLFTVDEGGSGGVKLIDVSDPVRPAIANSIKLEINLPENQDSSLASASVGSAFAYESHYCAADRPNNPTALACGWISSGIRVFDVRDPFDVREIAYYNPPAKTGDNLALTNSPHALASILGVPILSAPAIGQSILSGQFDPNQALGPRTGMIGLGDISTDWCFSAPEWRGNNLWVTCADNGFMALQLDADVYSPPADQHSTVGS; from the coding sequence ATGGAACCACTGAGCGCTCGTCGAACGGTCAGGTCGGCGATAGTTGCCGCCTCGGTTGTGTTGTTACTGCCGGTGGTCGGCGCCGCCGCAGCGCCGGAGTCCATCCCCGGTACGGTCTACGAGTCCCACGATGTCGGCAGCGAAGCGGTAGCGCGGGCTGCGTGTAATGCGGATTCTCGACCGGAAACCGGGCTGCAAGGCGATGTTCCAGCCGAAGATCGAAACAGTGGACGCAGCCGAACGGGCTACAGCTGCAACATCTCTCGGTTAGGCGGCTACGAGGGCCGAGGCGGCGGAATCACCTCCACGAGTTTCGAGCACTGCGCGTACGTCGGCAGCTTCTTCCCGGGAAATCTTCTGGGACCGGCGCAAGGTGTGCAGGTTGTCGATGCCTCCGATCCGGCACATCCGAAACTCACTGCAACGCTGACCGAACCGGCCATGCTCGCAGGAACATGGGAGAGCCTCAAGGTCAACACGCAGCGAAAACTCTTGGTGGGAACGGGAGTTCCGCTGCTGACCGGTGTGGGCCTGATGTCGGTGTACGACATCTCCGATTGTGCGCATCCGAAACTGCTCAATCCGGGGCCGGGCACGGATCTGGGGATGCTGCTGCCCATCACATCTCATGAGGGTGGGTTCTCCCCGGACGGCAATACCTACTGGTCCTCCGGTACTGCGCCCGGCATTGTCAGCGCCGTCGACCTGACGGATCCCACGACTCCGAAGGTTGTGTGGCAAGACCTGGTCGGGCTGTCGACCCATGGGATCGGAGTCAGCGACGACGGAAATCAGCTGTACCTGTCGAACAATCTGGGCGGCATTCACGTACTCGACGTCAGTGCGGTGCAGCGACGAGACCCCAATCCCCACGTGCGTCAACTCTCGCAGCTGTCGTGGACCGACGGGTGGGCGACGCAGCACAGTATTCCGGTGAACTACGACGGTGCACCGTATCTGTTCACCGTCGACGAGGGCGGTTCGGGCGGAGTCAAACTCATCGATGTCTCCGACCCTGTCCGGCCGGCGATCGCCAATTCGATCAAGCTCGAGATCAACCTTCCCGAAAATCAAGATTCTTCCCTGGCCTCGGCGTCCGTCGGTTCGGCATTTGCCTACGAATCGCACTACTGCGCAGCGGATCGCCCGAACAATCCCACAGCGCTCGCGTGTGGGTGGATTTCGTCCGGGATCAGGGTCTTCGATGTTCGAGACCCGTTCGACGTCCGGGAAATCGCCTACTACAACCCGCCGGCGAAGACCGGAGACAATCTTGCTTTGACAAACTCACCGCACGCGTTGGCATCGATTCTGGGTGTTCCCATCCTCAGTGCACCGGCGATCGGTCAGTCGATCCTCAGCGGGCAATTCGACCCGAACCAAGCACTCGGCCCGCGAACCGGGATGATCGGGCTCGGCGACATATCCACGGACTGGTGCTTCTCGGCACCGGAGTGGCGTGGCAACAATCTCTGGGTTACGTGTGCCGACAACGGATTCATGGCGTTGCAGCTCGATGCCGACGTCTACTCGCCGCCTGCTGATCAGCACTCGACCGTCGGGTCGTAA
- a CDS encoding metallopeptidase family protein — MIDVDDAQFEEMVKRALDTLPPKLGREMANVAVTVQLEGGPPGLLGLYQGIPLTKRTTTYAGVLPDRITIYRRSICSICTTEDEVVDQVRRTVIHEIGHHFGIGDPRLRELGW, encoded by the coding sequence ATGATCGACGTCGACGACGCTCAGTTCGAGGAAATGGTCAAACGTGCCTTGGACACCCTGCCACCCAAACTCGGTCGCGAAATGGCCAATGTTGCGGTCACGGTTCAACTCGAAGGAGGCCCACCCGGACTCCTCGGTTTGTACCAGGGAATTCCGCTCACGAAGCGAACAACCACGTATGCCGGAGTACTGCCCGACCGCATCACCATCTATCGGCGATCGATCTGCTCTATCTGTACCACCGAGGACGAGGTTGTCGATCAGGTACGACGCACCGTCATTCACGAGATCGGCCACCACTTCGGTATCGGCGATCCTCGTTTGAGAGAGCTCGGATGGTGA
- a CDS encoding LLM class F420-dependent oxidoreductase, with translation MRIGISTPVVSVIPGRTADWEMDAGIEEIAEIAQHADRLGFHFVTCSEHIGMPPGVWSPQLPNGRGTRYWDPLATLSYLAGKTERLRLVTNILVLGYHHPLEIAKRYGTLDRMSGGRVVLGLGVGTVEAEFKVLGVPFEGRGPRADDAMRALRASLSQREPEYHGEFYDFDGLVIDPHAIQPRVPLWVGGHSKRALRRAVTLGDGWMPGAPDMDSLRTMLAGFPERPQGFEVICGADSLDPVAHPDQVEETLAEMEEAGVTMVPFRPVHRSFAHYLEQLDALAALENFTPL, from the coding sequence ATGCGAATCGGCATCAGTACACCGGTCGTGAGCGTCATCCCCGGTCGGACGGCAGATTGGGAAATGGACGCGGGGATTGAGGAAATCGCAGAGATTGCGCAGCATGCCGATCGGCTCGGCTTCCATTTCGTGACGTGCAGCGAACACATCGGTATGCCGCCTGGAGTGTGGTCGCCACAACTGCCGAACGGACGCGGAACGCGCTATTGGGATCCTCTCGCAACCCTGTCGTATCTGGCGGGAAAGACCGAGCGCCTACGCCTGGTGACGAATATTCTTGTCCTCGGCTATCACCATCCCCTCGAGATCGCCAAGCGATACGGGACTCTGGACCGAATGAGCGGCGGGCGCGTTGTTCTGGGCCTGGGTGTCGGGACCGTCGAGGCGGAGTTCAAGGTACTCGGTGTGCCGTTCGAAGGACGTGGCCCGCGCGCCGACGACGCGATGCGCGCACTACGCGCGTCGCTGTCACAGCGGGAACCGGAGTATCACGGCGAGTTCTACGATTTCGACGGATTGGTCATCGATCCCCATGCGATCCAGCCGCGTGTGCCGCTCTGGGTCGGCGGGCACAGCAAACGCGCATTGCGACGGGCCGTGACTCTCGGCGACGGGTGGATGCCCGGCGCACCGGACATGGATTCCCTCCGCACAATGTTGGCCGGATTTCCGGAACGTCCGCAGGGCTTCGAGGTGATTTGCGGAGCAGACTCGCTGGACCCGGTTGCTCACCCTGATCAGGTGGAGGAAACGCTTGCCGAGATGGAAGAAGCGGGTGTCACGATGGTCCCGTTCCGACCAGTTCATCGTTCCTTCGCGCACTATCTGGAACAACTCGATGCGCTGGCTGCGTTGGAGAACTTCACGCCGCTGTGA
- a CDS encoding enoyl-CoA hydratase-related protein, with translation MVSTPRTASSAVSLQVPSADATAPPATSRQRASWVSGRRLRTVASGLFARNRPSEPSTPTLTVLLLVTSDNGLSQRAALVLREAGHRVRTAVVSDAESALAATAAADFDLIICPYLKAYIPEAIWSRWTTIVIHPGPPGDRGPSSLDWAISAAESKWGVTALEAREELDGGPVWAWRTFDLCDGAPKSAVYNDAVAGAAMECIQEVVDKFGIADFAPLVSESIPRPVASAQTRPVIKQADRAFSWSQDAQSIVRAINAADGSPGVNTALGLDRVFVYDAHLDSHVDAAPGTILEYHHEAIRVATGAGTVWIGQARRVDPGSFKLPATAVVRPGTFVPQVQVSRYPGIDYRRDGDIGYLSFRCYNGAMSTAQCRRLTDRLRWAVGLDTKVLVLTGDYGGFSNGIHLNVIEAAADQAGEAWSNIKAINAVANEIVNCTDQIVVAAFTGNAGAGGVMLPLGADIVGARAGVVLNPHYATMGLFGSELHTYTLPARVGEYQARRLLSECQPISITHARQIGLVDAIGPRDPILFEAWLGKIAADVLTGDRREAMLARKRSRLELDPVAPYEQRELEEMKSDMFGNRNGFAEKRRNFVLKL, from the coding sequence ATGGTTTCGACCCCCAGGACGGCTTCATCGGCTGTGTCGCTGCAGGTCCCGTCAGCCGACGCGACGGCGCCACCAGCTACATCCAGGCAACGCGCCAGTTGGGTAAGTGGGCGACGATTGCGCACCGTGGCGTCTGGCCTGTTCGCGCGAAACCGGCCAAGCGAGCCGTCTACGCCGACGCTGACCGTGCTTCTGCTTGTCACCTCGGACAACGGCCTGTCGCAGCGGGCCGCGCTGGTACTGCGGGAGGCGGGGCACCGGGTGCGGACGGCAGTAGTGTCTGATGCGGAATCGGCGCTCGCGGCCACAGCGGCCGCCGACTTCGACCTCATCATCTGCCCGTACTTGAAAGCGTATATACCGGAAGCGATTTGGTCTCGGTGGACCACGATCGTCATTCATCCCGGCCCACCGGGGGATCGAGGTCCTTCTTCGCTGGACTGGGCGATCAGCGCTGCTGAGAGCAAGTGGGGCGTTACGGCATTGGAAGCCCGTGAAGAACTCGACGGTGGACCGGTGTGGGCGTGGCGAACTTTCGACCTGTGCGACGGCGCCCCCAAATCTGCGGTGTACAACGATGCGGTCGCCGGCGCTGCGATGGAATGCATCCAGGAAGTGGTCGACAAGTTCGGAATTGCGGATTTTGCGCCGCTTGTCTCGGAATCGATACCGCGGCCGGTGGCGTCCGCACAGACGCGTCCGGTGATAAAACAAGCAGATCGCGCGTTCTCGTGGTCTCAGGACGCACAGAGCATCGTGCGTGCGATCAATGCGGCTGACGGTTCTCCCGGTGTGAACACCGCGCTGGGCCTCGACCGCGTCTTTGTCTACGACGCGCATCTCGACTCGCATGTCGACGCCGCACCCGGCACCATTCTCGAATATCACCACGAGGCAATCCGTGTTGCCACCGGCGCAGGCACTGTCTGGATCGGGCAAGCGCGTCGGGTGGATCCCGGGAGTTTCAAGCTCCCGGCGACAGCCGTGGTTCGTCCCGGCACCTTTGTCCCGCAGGTGCAGGTAAGCCGGTACCCAGGTATCGACTACCGCCGGGACGGCGATATCGGATACCTCTCGTTTCGCTGCTACAACGGTGCGATGAGCACTGCGCAGTGCCGACGGTTAACCGATCGCCTGCGCTGGGCTGTCGGGCTCGATACCAAGGTATTGGTACTGACTGGTGATTACGGCGGATTCAGCAACGGTATTCACCTCAACGTGATCGAGGCTGCCGCCGATCAGGCCGGTGAGGCGTGGTCGAACATCAAAGCCATCAACGCGGTCGCGAACGAGATCGTCAATTGCACTGATCAGATTGTTGTTGCCGCCTTCACCGGCAACGCCGGGGCGGGCGGTGTGATGCTTCCACTCGGAGCGGACATCGTCGGAGCCAGGGCCGGTGTCGTTCTCAATCCGCACTACGCCACGATGGGGTTGTTCGGTTCGGAACTGCACACATACACACTCCCGGCCCGAGTCGGCGAATATCAGGCTCGGCGGCTGCTCTCCGAGTGCCAACCCATCAGCATCACCCATGCCCGACAGATCGGACTTGTCGATGCGATCGGACCGCGTGATCCGATTCTGTTCGAGGCGTGGCTCGGCAAGATTGCAGCCGACGTTCTGACCGGAGATCGGCGGGAGGCGATGCTCGCGCGGAAACGATCGCGGCTCGAACTTGATCCCGTTGCGCCGTACGAGCAGCGTGAGCTCGAGGAAATGAAAAGCGATATGTTCGGCAACCGCAACGGATTTGCGGAGAAACGTCGAAACTTCGTGCTCAAGTTGTGA
- the fabG1 gene encoding 3-oxoacyl-ACP reductase FabG1, which produces MSTPSTPVVSERTVTTPRSVLVTGGNRGIGLAVAQRLAADGHKVAVTHRGSGAPEGLFGVVCDVTDSESIDRAFKEVEAHQGPVEVIVANAGVTDDTLIMRMSEDQFTSVIDANLTGTFRVAKRATRSMLRARFGRFIFLGSVVGLGGGPGQVNYAASKAGIVGIARSLTRELGSRSITANVVAPGFIETDMTAALGDDVKDKATEHIPLQRTGKPEDVAAVVSFLASDDSAYVSGAVIPVDGGLGMGH; this is translated from the coding sequence ATGTCTACCCCTTCCACCCCAGTGGTGTCAGAACGGACCGTCACCACTCCGCGCTCGGTTCTGGTCACCGGCGGCAACCGCGGAATCGGCCTGGCCGTCGCGCAGCGCTTGGCCGCTGACGGACACAAGGTCGCGGTCACCCACCGTGGCAGCGGTGCACCTGAAGGCCTCTTCGGTGTTGTCTGCGACGTCACCGATTCCGAGTCGATCGACCGCGCGTTCAAAGAGGTCGAAGCGCACCAGGGTCCCGTCGAGGTCATCGTGGCCAACGCCGGCGTCACCGACGACACGCTGATCATGCGCATGTCGGAAGATCAGTTCACCAGCGTCATCGACGCCAACCTGACGGGCACGTTCCGGGTTGCAAAGCGGGCGACGCGTTCGATGCTGCGGGCGCGTTTCGGGCGCTTCATCTTCCTGGGGTCCGTCGTCGGTCTCGGCGGTGGCCCTGGCCAGGTCAACTACGCGGCGTCCAAGGCAGGCATCGTCGGTATCGCTCGATCCCTGACCCGGGAACTGGGCTCTCGCTCGATCACGGCCAACGTGGTCGCTCCCGGCTTCATCGAAACCGACATGACCGCCGCACTCGGCGACGACGTGAAAGACAAGGCCACCGAACACATTCCGCTTCAGCGCACCGGCAAGCCGGAAGATGTTGCGGCAGTAGTGAGCTTCCTTGCCTCCGACGATTCGGCGTACGTGTCCGGTGCCGTCATTCCGGTTGACGGTGGACTGGGCATGGGGCACTAG
- a CDS encoding VWA domain-containing protein produces MSLSQFTSPWWLLFLAVIAALVGGYIYVQKQRQRHTLRFTNFDLLEKVAPSRPGRWRHVSAILMVISLVFFTVALAGPTADKKVPRNRATVILVIDVSLSMQATDVEPTRLAAAQEAAKSFADGLTPGINLGLVAFAGTASVLVSPTTNRDATKVAIDNLKLSERTATGEAIFTSLQSIDTLSAVLGGSDQAPPARIVLLSDGKQTVPDNSDDPRGGFTAARQAKDKGVPISTISFGTTYGRVEIEGDRIPVPVDDASLKEIANLSGGSFFTASSLEELRAVYDTLEEQIGFETTRGDASKPWLILGVLFATAGLTVALVTRQRLP; encoded by the coding sequence GTGAGTCTTTCTCAATTCACTTCGCCGTGGTGGCTGCTGTTCCTCGCCGTTATCGCCGCGTTGGTGGGCGGGTACATCTATGTGCAGAAGCAACGTCAGAGGCACACGCTGCGGTTCACCAACTTCGATCTCCTCGAGAAGGTGGCCCCGTCCCGTCCGGGCCGGTGGCGTCACGTTTCCGCCATTTTGATGGTGATCTCGTTGGTGTTCTTCACCGTCGCGCTGGCCGGTCCCACTGCGGACAAGAAGGTTCCGCGCAACCGGGCCACCGTCATCCTGGTGATCGACGTATCGCTGTCCATGCAGGCTACGGATGTGGAACCGACACGTCTCGCCGCCGCTCAGGAGGCGGCTAAATCGTTTGCCGACGGATTGACACCCGGCATCAACCTCGGGTTGGTCGCCTTCGCCGGAACCGCGTCGGTGTTGGTCTCTCCCACGACAAATCGCGACGCGACCAAGGTTGCCATCGACAATCTCAAGCTCAGCGAGCGGACTGCGACCGGCGAAGCGATCTTCACGTCACTGCAGTCGATCGACACGTTGTCAGCTGTTCTCGGCGGCAGCGATCAGGCTCCACCGGCGCGGATCGTGTTGCTCTCCGACGGCAAGCAGACGGTCCCCGATAATTCGGATGACCCGCGCGGCGGGTTCACTGCAGCACGTCAGGCCAAGGACAAAGGTGTCCCGATCTCGACGATCTCGTTCGGCACGACATACGGCCGCGTCGAAATCGAGGGTGATCGCATTCCCGTTCCTGTCGACGACGCGTCCTTGAAGGAAATCGCGAATCTGTCCGGGGGGAGTTTCTTCACCGCGTCCAGCCTCGAAGAGTTGCGTGCGGTCTACGACACGCTCGAAGAGCAGATCGGATTCGAGACCACTCGCGGCGATGCAAGCAAACCGTGGTTGATTCTCGGAGTTCTGTTTGCCACCGCAGGTTTGACCGTTGCCTTGGTTACCCGCCAACGACTGCCATGA
- a CDS encoding ferrochelatase, with product MTAGVDDKFDALLVLSFGGPEKPEDVRPFLENVTRGRGVPPERLDAVVEHYMHFGGVSPINALNRDLIERVRGELATAELDLPIYFGNRNWHPMVEDTVAKMRDDGIRNAAVFATSAWGGYSGCRQYHEDIVRARTAVGDDAPTLTKLRQYYDHPLVIGSFADGVEAARATLPQATRDDARLVFTAHSVPIAADRNAGPPEMGGNLYSRQVAEAARLVAEAVGVDDFDLVWQSRSGPPQVPWLDPDICDHLDVLSTKDVRAVIVCPVGFVSDHLEVVWDLDTEAKDKAAELGMDFVRAATPGRDPRFARLVPTLISERLAGEPPLRLGVEPLLGSTTNGVSCAVNCCAAVQRPQR from the coding sequence ATGACTGCTGGTGTTGACGACAAGTTCGATGCACTTCTCGTATTGTCGTTCGGCGGTCCTGAAAAGCCGGAGGACGTCAGACCCTTCCTCGAAAACGTCACGCGGGGAAGGGGAGTACCACCGGAACGCCTCGACGCGGTCGTGGAGCACTACATGCATTTCGGTGGGGTTTCACCGATCAATGCCCTCAATCGAGACCTGATCGAGCGAGTCCGGGGCGAACTGGCAACGGCTGAACTGGACCTTCCGATCTACTTCGGAAACCGCAACTGGCACCCGATGGTCGAGGACACCGTCGCGAAGATGCGCGACGACGGTATCCGCAACGCGGCTGTATTCGCCACATCCGCGTGGGGTGGGTACTCGGGGTGCCGTCAGTATCACGAGGACATTGTGCGAGCCCGTACGGCAGTGGGAGACGACGCACCGACCTTGACCAAACTTCGCCAGTACTACGACCATCCATTGGTCATCGGGTCGTTTGCCGACGGCGTCGAGGCGGCGCGCGCGACTCTGCCGCAGGCAACTCGCGACGATGCTCGACTGGTCTTCACCGCGCATTCGGTACCGATTGCCGCCGACAGAAATGCCGGACCGCCCGAGATGGGCGGAAACCTCTACAGCCGTCAGGTCGCTGAAGCCGCGCGTCTGGTTGCCGAGGCGGTGGGCGTCGACGATTTTGATCTTGTGTGGCAGTCACGGTCCGGCCCGCCGCAGGTGCCGTGGCTCGATCCTGATATCTGTGATCATCTGGATGTGCTGTCCACCAAGGACGTTCGTGCAGTGATCGTATGTCCCGTCGGGTTTGTCTCCGACCACCTCGAAGTGGTGTGGGATCTCGATACCGAAGCCAAGGACAAGGCCGCAGAACTCGGAATGGATTTTGTACGGGCGGCGACGCCGGGCCGGGACCCACGTTTCGCCCGGTTGGTGCCGACGCTCATTTCCGAACGTCTGGCCGGCGAGCCGCCGCTCCGCCTCGGGGTCGAGCCGTTACTCGGCTCGACCACCAACGGCGTTTCCTGCGCGGTCAACTGTTGTGCTGCAGTGCAGCGGCCCCAGCGCTAG
- a CDS encoding transcriptional regulator, with protein sequence MVNLIQIAPKNTPTFAMSRQKAAELLGISVDSVAFLLKSRYLPDLDAGRLITMANQPWVYTDGDYPVLQQGASELAPKKLIPPRKYIGESAAHSDAECVEANQGVWAGFNVDHVLAARFLPVTLRKFPVSVLQIHEVNRGDEEKVSFVATLAGRVRELGAPALNYIDPSLSAEDQAIVSTLLTSRSTSTVPGPCGKLKQPNA encoded by the coding sequence ATGGTCAACCTGATCCAGATCGCCCCGAAGAACACGCCGACCTTCGCTATGAGCCGTCAGAAGGCCGCCGAACTGTTGGGCATCTCGGTCGACAGCGTTGCCTTCCTCCTCAAGTCCCGGTACCTACCCGATTTGGACGCGGGCCGCCTGATCACGATGGCAAACCAGCCGTGGGTGTACACGGACGGTGACTATCCGGTCCTGCAGCAGGGCGCCTCCGAGCTTGCCCCCAAGAAGTTGATCCCGCCGCGCAAGTACATCGGGGAGAGTGCAGCGCACTCCGACGCCGAATGTGTGGAAGCAAATCAGGGAGTCTGGGCCGGATTCAACGTCGACCATGTCCTGGCCGCTCGCTTTCTCCCCGTCACCCTGCGCAAGTTTCCGGTGTCCGTCCTCCAGATCCACGAGGTGAACCGGGGCGACGAAGAGAAGGTGTCGTTTGTCGCAACCCTCGCGGGGCGCGTCCGTGAACTAGGTGCGCCGGCGCTCAATTACATCGATCCGTCGCTGAGCGCCGAAGACCAGGCGATCGTCAGCACCCTGCTGACCTCACGAAGCACGTCGACGGTGCCCGGCCCGTGCGGAAAGCTGAAGCAGCCCAACGCCTAA
- a CDS encoding DUF305 domain-containing protein, whose amino-acid sequence MLVVFGAALRPLMITEQSTPAEILSNNEIGFVHDMVAHHQQALFIAQRLNVNVDPAVGRLAQQIEDTQRTEIGMMLGWLRLANVTPGSRTPMEWMQTASDATDLAAHHGAMTSAATLSELPMPGMATMAELDALTAATGFDAEVLFLQLMERHHRGGIIMAQAANELLADGPVKQTARDMITTQGQECGLMSLMLAQRGAQPLQ is encoded by the coding sequence ATGCTGGTTGTGTTCGGTGCGGCGCTGCGTCCGCTGATGATCACGGAGCAGTCAACGCCCGCAGAGATTTTGAGCAACAACGAAATCGGGTTTGTTCACGACATGGTTGCGCACCATCAGCAAGCGTTGTTCATCGCCCAACGACTGAATGTCAATGTCGATCCGGCAGTCGGTAGGCTCGCGCAACAGATCGAGGACACTCAACGGACCGAGATCGGGATGATGCTCGGCTGGCTGAGACTCGCTAATGTGACCCCGGGCAGTCGCACCCCCATGGAATGGATGCAGACGGCGTCGGACGCTACCGACCTTGCTGCGCACCACGGCGCCATGACGTCAGCCGCAACACTCAGCGAGTTACCGATGCCGGGGATGGCGACCATGGCCGAACTCGACGCGCTCACTGCCGCTACGGGGTTCGACGCCGAAGTACTGTTCCTGCAACTGATGGAGCGCCATCACCGCGGCGGAATCATCATGGCCCAGGCGGCCAACGAACTTCTCGCCGATGGCCCGGTCAAACAAACGGCCCGCGACATGATCACCACCCAGGGGCAGGAATGCGGCTTGATGAGTCTCATGCTCGCGCAGCGTGGCGCCCAACCGCTCCAGTAA
- a CDS encoding DUF58 domain-containing protein, translated as MTESHLPGHAGAPPSFESGELRDPRLTAALRTLELTVRRRLDGVLHGDHLGLIPGPGSEPGEAREYQPGDDVRQMDWSVTARTTHPHVRQSVADRELETWLVIDLSASLDFGTAGCEKRDLVVAAAAAVTHLTSSGGNRVGAIISTGAQMTRIPARGGRVHAQAMLRKIATTPHAPDGVRGDLVGAIEALRRPQRRRGLAVVISDFLGPTDWERPLRAIAGRHDVLGIEVVDPRDLELPDVGDVVLHDPESGRTREFSTTPQLRADFARAAAEHRVEVQQALRRCGAPLMSLHTDRDWIADVVRFISARRHSFGVGAGTGGVRS; from the coding sequence GTGACGGAAAGTCACCTTCCCGGTCATGCCGGTGCACCGCCGTCGTTCGAGTCCGGTGAACTTCGTGACCCACGGCTGACCGCCGCATTGCGGACACTCGAGTTGACGGTGCGCCGCCGGCTCGACGGGGTGTTGCACGGTGATCATCTCGGACTCATCCCCGGTCCCGGTTCCGAGCCCGGCGAGGCTCGGGAGTATCAGCCGGGTGACGATGTGCGACAGATGGATTGGTCTGTCACCGCGCGTACGACGCACCCGCATGTGCGTCAGTCGGTGGCGGATCGGGAACTCGAGACATGGTTGGTGATCGACCTGTCCGCGAGCCTCGATTTCGGGACTGCAGGTTGTGAGAAGCGCGATTTGGTTGTTGCCGCCGCTGCGGCGGTGACGCACCTGACCAGTTCGGGCGGCAACCGCGTCGGCGCCATCATTTCCACAGGCGCGCAGATGACACGAATTCCGGCCAGGGGTGGCCGCGTCCATGCTCAGGCGATGCTTCGCAAGATCGCGACCACTCCGCACGCTCCGGACGGAGTGCGCGGAGATCTGGTGGGCGCAATCGAGGCGCTACGACGCCCACAGCGTCGTCGTGGGTTGGCCGTCGTGATCAGTGACTTCCTGGGCCCGACGGACTGGGAACGTCCGTTGCGTGCCATTGCCGGTCGACATGACGTGCTGGGGATCGAAGTGGTGGATCCTCGTGACCTCGAACTGCCCGATGTCGGTGACGTCGTATTGCATGACCCGGAATCCGGTCGGACACGGGAATTCTCGACCACTCCGCAGTTGCGCGCGGATTTTGCCCGCGCTGCCGCGGAACATCGCGTCGAGGTTCAGCAGGCACTCCGCCGGTGTGGGGCGCCGCTCATGTCATTGCATACCGATCGTGACTGGATCGCCGACGTGGTTCGATTCATCTCGGCACGCCGTCACAGCTTTGGTGTCGGCGCCGGAACTGGGGGCGTTCGTTCGTGA